From a single Nitrospirota bacterium genomic region:
- a CDS encoding carboxymuconolactone decarboxylase family protein, whose amino-acid sequence MRSKKINVKKDKGKPALIREAKALLGKAELTEALTELHMDQNGDVGFLLKVLKERPRNFNPFILKGMAIYKEPSTLDRKTTELVAIGAAAALRCDHCLEAHMRRAREQGASLEEVMDAILVAGAISESSTLSVGFRKYRQLEGKIKKDKPDEE is encoded by the coding sequence GTGCGGAGCAAGAAGATCAACGTTAAAAAAGACAAAGGCAAGCCTGCCCTGATACGTGAGGCCAAAGCGTTGCTGGGAAAGGCCGAATTGACCGAAGCTCTCACAGAACTTCACATGGATCAGAACGGGGACGTCGGATTTCTATTGAAGGTGCTGAAGGAACGCCCGAGGAACTTCAATCCCTTTATCCTCAAGGGCATGGCCATCTATAAGGAGCCGTCGACCCTGGACAGGAAGACTACGGAGCTGGTCGCGATCGGAGCGGCAGCTGCTCTCCGGTGCGACCATTGTCTCGAGGCGCACATGCGCCGGGCCAGGGAACAGGGGGCATCGCTGGAAGAAGTGATGGATGCGATCCTTGTTGCCGGAGCCATCTCGGAGTCGTCCACGCTTTCTGTCGGCTTCAGGAAATACAGGCAACTGGAAGGGAAGATAAAGAAAGACAAGCCGGACGAGGAGTAG
- a CDS encoding RuBisCO large subunit C-terminal-like domain-containing protein: MPIIKQTCTPSSMFSGDRFSVTYRIFGSEKEARLKAEDICIEQTVEFPADEVPEGVIRDHVFGRIESFKPSGQDGYEAVISYAVEITAGELTQLLNVVFGNSSIKPGIRVEHLELPPCLFKSFKGPRFGRQGLREILKVPRRPLLSTAVKPMGLSCAELADLAYRFALGGMDMIKDDHGLTDQCCSPFEERVKRCAEAVQRANRETGFSSIYIANVTAPQREVLKRAKMAKNAGAGGIMVAPGLVGMDLMRELADDDSVGLPILTHPALQGSFVTGPNGIAHGVIFGQLARLAGADATIFPNFGGRFSFSREECRAIVEASQEPMGNLRSIFPAPGGGMSLDRVPEMLETYGRDLIFLIGGGLFKHGPDLVENCRYFRAMVEKMA, encoded by the coding sequence ATGCCCATTATCAAACAAACCTGTACGCCATCCTCAATGTTCTCGGGCGATCGTTTTTCCGTGACCTACCGTATCTTCGGCAGCGAGAAGGAAGCACGTCTCAAGGCAGAGGACATCTGTATCGAGCAGACCGTGGAATTCCCTGCCGATGAAGTTCCGGAGGGAGTGATCAGGGACCACGTGTTCGGAAGGATCGAGTCCTTCAAGCCCTCGGGTCAGGACGGTTATGAAGCGGTGATCAGCTATGCCGTTGAGATAACTGCCGGTGAACTGACCCAGCTCCTGAACGTGGTCTTCGGCAACAGCAGCATCAAGCCCGGCATCCGGGTGGAGCATCTCGAACTTCCTCCCTGCTTGTTCAAGTCATTCAAGGGTCCGCGGTTCGGGCGGCAAGGGCTTCGAGAGATCCTGAAGGTTCCGAGGCGTCCGCTCCTGTCGACGGCGGTGAAACCCATGGGCCTCTCGTGCGCGGAGCTCGCGGACCTGGCCTATCGCTTCGCGCTCGGCGGCATGGACATGATCAAGGATGACCACGGCCTGACCGATCAGTGCTGCTCGCCCTTCGAGGAGCGGGTCAAACGCTGCGCCGAAGCAGTGCAACGGGCGAACAGGGAGACCGGGTTTTCTTCTATATATATAGCGAATGTAACCGCGCCCCAGCGGGAGGTCTTGAAAAGGGCGAAGATGGCAAAAAACGCCGGGGCGGGCGGCATCATGGTAGCTCCCGGGCTGGTCGGCATGGACCTGATGCGTGAGCTGGCCGATGACGACTCGGTCGGGCTGCCGATCCTGACGCACCCCGCGCTGCAGGGCAGCTTCGTGACCGGCCCGAACGGCATCGCGCACGGCGTCATCTTCGGGCAGCTTGCCCGTCTCGCGGGCGCGGACGCGACCATCTTCCCGAACTTCGGAGGGAGGTTCTCCTTCAGCCGCGAGGAATGCCGCGCCATCGTGGAGGCCTCCCAGGAACCCATGGGAAACCTGCGATCCATCTTTCCCGCGCCCGGAGGCGGCATGAGCCTCGATCGGGTGCCGGAGATGCTTGAGACCTACGGCCGGGACCTGATCTTCTTGATCGGCGGCGGGCTGTTCAAGCACGGGCCGGACCTGGTCGAGAACTGCCGTTACTTCAGGGCGATGGTGGAGAAGATGGCGTGA
- a CDS encoding sulfite exporter TauE/SafE family protein, producing MTFPVSGVTTNLLLPPLTALVISFFTSMGGISGAFLLLPFQMSVLNYTAPSVSGTNHVFNIVAIPSGVYRYIKEGRMAWPLTWVVIAGTLPGVFLGYYLRVLFLPDPKSFKLFVGCVLLYIGIRLFKELLGGKKAHSAGGKALEEKFKARAAEIKKEQSSRIAAGFPADAVVKTISVSLRKVEYEFWGERFSFSTLGMLTLAFVVGIIGGAYGIGGGAIIAPFCVAFFQLPVYTIAGATLMGTFITSVAGALFFSVIPAMNGISPMPDWPLGILFGLGGFAGMYLGAKTQKYVPQKFIKVIVGVAILFLAIKYITQYLF from the coding sequence ATGACGTTTCCCGTATCCGGGGTGACAACGAACCTTCTGCTCCCGCCATTGACCGCCCTGGTCATTTCCTTCTTTACCTCCATGGGCGGCATCTCCGGCGCCTTCCTGCTCCTGCCATTCCAGATGAGCGTTCTCAACTACACCGCCCCGTCGGTCAGCGGAACGAACCACGTCTTCAACATTGTGGCAATACCGAGCGGCGTGTACCGCTATATCAAGGAAGGGCGCATGGCGTGGCCGCTTACGTGGGTGGTCATTGCCGGCACGCTGCCGGGCGTGTTTCTTGGATATTATCTCCGGGTTCTCTTTCTTCCCGATCCGAAATCGTTCAAGCTATTCGTCGGGTGTGTCCTGCTGTATATCGGCATCAGGCTGTTTAAAGAACTGCTGGGCGGCAAGAAAGCTCATTCAGCAGGGGGAAAGGCCTTGGAAGAAAAGTTCAAGGCACGGGCAGCGGAAATCAAGAAGGAACAAAGTTCAAGAATTGCGGCGGGCTTCCCTGCGGACGCTGTAGTGAAAACAATAAGCGTGTCTCTCAGGAAAGTCGAATACGAATTCTGGGGCGAGCGATTTTCCTTTAGCACGCTCGGAATGCTCACCCTCGCATTTGTCGTCGGCATCATCGGCGGCGCATACGGGATCGGCGGCGGAGCCATCATCGCTCCTTTTTGCGTGGCCTTTTTTCAACTGCCCGTCTATACCATCGCAGGCGCAACGCTGATGGGCACGTTCATAACATCGGTGGCCGGGGCGCTCTTTTTCAGCGTCATCCCGGCCATGAACGGCATATCGCCGATGCCAGACTGGCCGCTGGGGATCCTCTTCGGCCTCGGCGGTTTCGCCGGAATGTACCTGGGCGCGAAGACCCAGAAATATGTGCCTCAGAAATTCATCAAGGTGATCGTCGGCGTTGCCATCCTGTTTCTTGCAATAAAATATATCACCCAGTATTTATTTTAA
- a CDS encoding transketolase C-terminal domain-containing protein, with product MGPEIVTRVHAKNLVKWAADKPKVLVLSADLTSSTEIDLFREAYPDRFLSMGIAEQNMLSFAAGLAREGFIPFVHTFAVFIYRRAYDQIAMSVAYPNLPVRMIGFLPGITTPGGATHQAIEDITLMRSLPNMTVLECGDATEVETILDAMQGIRGPVYVRMLRGEIPRLFQKPFELGRSRVLCGGKDLVVLSSGIMTEEAMRGVQALNQRGLSVQHRHISTLKPFNDEAVIDAIAQSRFGVVTMENHTIIGGLGSVIAEKMAEAGLAKKLVRIGLRDTFSHGASKQYLLKEHRMDALSLVREVETLAGQRFDISEDELAKAHVAAVHSAAKAEAL from the coding sequence ATTGGCCCCGAGATCGTGACCAGGGTGCACGCGAAAAATCTCGTGAAATGGGCGGCGGACAAGCCCAAGGTGCTCGTGCTTTCCGCTGACCTGACCAGCTCCACCGAGATCGACCTCTTCCGGGAAGCCTATCCCGACCGTTTCCTGTCCATGGGCATCGCCGAGCAGAACATGCTGAGCTTTGCCGCAGGCCTCGCGCGGGAAGGCTTCATCCCTTTCGTGCACACTTTCGCCGTCTTCATCTACCGCCGGGCCTACGACCAGATCGCCATGTCCGTGGCCTATCCCAATCTGCCCGTCCGCATGATCGGGTTCCTGCCCGGCATCACCACGCCGGGAGGAGCGACCCACCAGGCGATCGAGGACATCACGCTCATGCGCTCGCTCCCGAACATGACCGTTCTCGAGTGCGGGGACGCGACCGAGGTGGAGACGATCCTCGACGCGATGCAGGGGATCAGGGGTCCCGTGTATGTGCGCATGCTCCGGGGAGAGATCCCGCGCCTGTTCCAGAAGCCCTTCGAGCTTGGACGATCGCGCGTGTTGTGCGGGGGGAAGGATCTCGTCGTGCTGTCCAGCGGCATCATGACCGAAGAGGCGATGCGCGGCGTGCAGGCGCTGAACCAACGGGGACTCTCGGTCCAGCACCGGCACATCTCGACCCTGAAGCCGTTCAACGATGAGGCCGTCATCGACGCGATCGCGCAGTCCCGTTTCGGCGTCGTCACCATGGAGAACCACACAATCATCGGCGGTTTGGGGAGCGTCATTGCCGAGAAGATGGCGGAAGCGGGGCTGGCAAAGAAGCTTGTGCGGATCGGGCTTCGCGACACCTTCAGCCACGGCGCGAGCAAGCAGTATCTCCTGAAAGAACACCGGATGGACGCGCTGTCCCTCGTCCGCGAGGTCGAAACCCTGGCCGGGCAGCGGTTCGATATATCAGAGGACGAGCTTGCGAAGGCGCACGTCGCGGCAGTGCACAGCGCGGCTAAGGCGGAGGCGCTGTAA
- a CDS encoding DUF1566 domain-containing protein, producing the protein MKESLKASSLVLIAVMSIMSIVAMSNPCASANKQQFLDNGNGTVSNQVNGLVWQQTPDWQTREWSAAITYCTNLTLAGKKDWRLPTLKELSTLIDTTRSAPAIDTTYFMMTQGMRYWTVSTYDDNPELKCFVYFYNGTKACSDKSNEFLVRCVRNAP; encoded by the coding sequence GTGAAAGAATCATTGAAAGCAAGTTCCTTGGTTCTAATTGCAGTTATGAGCATAATGTCTATCGTCGCAATGAGCAATCCGTGCGCCAGTGCGAACAAGCAACAATTTCTTGATAATGGCAATGGTACGGTGAGCAATCAGGTAAACGGTCTCGTATGGCAGCAAACACCCGATTGGCAAACAAGGGAGTGGTCAGCGGCCATCACCTATTGCACAAATCTCACGCTAGCTGGCAAAAAAGATTGGAGATTGCCGACATTGAAGGAGTTGAGCACGCTTATCGATACCACAAGAAGCGCACCTGCCATCGATACAACATATTTTATGATGACCCAAGGCATGAGATATTGGACCGTGAGTACCTATGACGACAATCCAGAGTTAAAGTGTTTCGTGTACTTTTATAACGGGACCAAGGCCTGCTCGGACAAAAGCAACGAATTTCTTGTACGTTGTGTTCGAAATGCGCCGTGA
- a CDS encoding acetolactate decarboxylase translates to MKKSQIMSALITTAFMGVLIVTAYAAITGSKKEGLVEYVGAQKDIFVSGKASSVVSLEDLAGRKGLYAMGPIDGLDGEITVFDSKPYITKVRGSDYVADNTWKHGAFFLVWTEQSKWKDVPVPNTVKGYVDLQNFVKAQALAAGIDVTKPFPFLLSGTPVEIKWHINVDRTEGKPVTKESFAKSKQPFTTKNEPVDIIGFYSEHHAGVFLTKYTPVIKEGSGMENAIHIHLVSRTSKASGHIDDITFGDNMMLRLPQP, encoded by the coding sequence ATGAAAAAATCACAAATCATGTCGGCGTTGATCACAACAGCGTTCATGGGAGTACTCATTGTTACGGCATATGCGGCCATCACCGGATCGAAAAAAGAAGGGCTGGTCGAGTACGTCGGCGCGCAGAAGGATATCTTTGTAAGCGGAAAGGCATCGAGCGTCGTGTCTTTGGAGGACCTGGCGGGACGAAAAGGACTGTACGCCATGGGGCCCATAGACGGTCTTGACGGCGAGATCACAGTCTTTGATTCGAAACCTTATATTACCAAGGTTCGCGGCTCCGATTACGTGGCGGACAACACCTGGAAGCATGGCGCGTTCTTTCTCGTGTGGACGGAACAGTCGAAATGGAAGGATGTGCCTGTTCCGAATACCGTGAAGGGCTACGTGGACCTGCAGAACTTCGTCAAGGCCCAGGCGCTGGCAGCGGGAATCGACGTGACAAAGCCCTTTCCGTTCCTGCTTTCCGGAACGCCTGTGGAGATCAAGTGGCACATCAACGTCGACCGGACGGAAGGAAAGCCCGTTACGAAAGAATCATTTGCCAAGTCGAAGCAGCCGTTCACGACAAAGAACGAACCGGTCGATATCATCGGTTTCTATTCAGAGCATCATGCCGGTGTGTTTCTGACCAAGTATACGCCCGTGATTAAGGAAGGATCAGGAATGGAGAACGCGATCCATATCCATCTCGTGTCGCGGACAAGCAAAGCTTCGGGTCACATTGATGATATTACGTTCGGAGATAACATGATGCTGCGCCTGCCGCAGCCGTGA
- a CDS encoding twin-arginine translocation signal domain-containing protein — MKGQVTRRELLTMVGTLGAGVAFAGITGVPSKAEAVGGTTEKWPWPYMKLDPEKTAEIAYNEWYRVFCGAAVISSVFSQLREKVGDPYKSFPVDGFVFLEGGTVGWGTICGSNAGANIVSNMIIGPRIAGPDCEQGALIGSEMMQWYSGTPLPVYVPKEPKQKTKIIQTTSESPLCHVSVGKWMKASGYALASPERKDRCARVAASVAYKLVQDLNAWKDGKYVSKTDWTPAKDVGITAQQNCIECHGTAVPTPPMAAKKP; from the coding sequence ATGAAAGGACAAGTGACAAGAAGGGAACTGTTGACCATGGTGGGGACTTTAGGCGCAGGCGTGGCTTTTGCGGGAATCACCGGAGTACCGTCAAAAGCGGAAGCCGTAGGTGGCACCACAGAAAAGTGGCCTTGGCCGTATATGAAGCTTGACCCCGAAAAGACCGCCGAGATAGCCTACAATGAATGGTACCGGGTCTTCTGCGGGGCGGCGGTTATCAGCAGCGTATTCTCCCAGCTCAGGGAAAAGGTCGGCGATCCGTATAAATCATTCCCGGTTGATGGTTTTGTTTTTCTTGAAGGCGGCACGGTAGGCTGGGGCACGATCTGCGGTTCCAACGCGGGAGCGAACATCGTGAGCAACATGATCATCGGACCGCGTATCGCCGGACCGGATTGCGAGCAGGGCGCTCTCATCGGATCGGAAATGATGCAGTGGTATTCCGGGACGCCGCTTCCTGTCTATGTTCCCAAGGAGCCGAAACAAAAAACGAAGATCATTCAGACGACGAGCGAATCGCCGCTTTGTCATGTTTCCGTGGGCAAATGGATGAAGGCATCCGGCTATGCTCTTGCGAGTCCGGAAAGGAAGGACCGGTGCGCGCGGGTCGCTGCGAGTGTCGCCTACAAGCTTGTTCAGGACCTGAATGCCTGGAAGGACGGCAAGTATGTTTCAAAGACAGATTGGACTCCGGCCAAGGATGTAGGCATTACGGCACAGCAAAATTGCATCGAATGCCACGGAACGGCGGTCCCAACGCCGCCTATGGCAGCGAAGAAACCTTGA
- a CDS encoding PaaI family thioesterase: MNSESTAGKGQENMPEFFYDAEFQIKYPGVKVPPPCYLASGAKIIAYVPNKSLTVAFPVREDQTNPVGSLQGGILGSFFDDTFGPLSFKTMRKPCVSIDITVNFIRPVRPGETVVIMAEFKSKGKKLVQMYGEAHNDKNKLIATATSNLMVYEP, encoded by the coding sequence ATGAATAGCGAGAGCACCGCGGGCAAAGGACAGGAGAATATGCCAGAGTTTTTTTATGACGCTGAATTTCAAATAAAATATCCCGGCGTGAAAGTGCCGCCGCCTTGCTATTTGGCATCGGGAGCAAAGATCATCGCCTATGTGCCGAACAAGAGCCTGACTGTCGCCTTCCCTGTGCGGGAAGACCAGACAAATCCCGTCGGTTCGCTCCAGGGCGGGATCCTAGGCAGTTTTTTCGACGACACCTTCGGTCCGCTATCGTTCAAGACCATGCGCAAGCCCTGCGTGTCCATCGATATAACTGTTAACTTTATAAGGCCGGTTAGACCCGGTGAGACCGTGGTGATCATGGCGGAGTTCAAGTCTAAGGGCAAAAAGTTGGTCCAGATGTACGGCGAGGCTCACAACGACAAGAATAAACTGATCGCAACAGCAACCAGCAATTTGATGGTGTACGAACCGTGA
- a CDS encoding CsgG/HfaB family protein produces MKCLRASLLLLPLILIYIPCNAGLCFAEGNTIKVVEIQPDPFLPLVLSSEVHFMVKVEYNMVDPLGDITVIIQKGEFGGVDPIIASIRKVVPKGSGSIVLEQTARVPETRVLKVATQILGFGTTIINHTNDTLDFKEYSVIKPYNIVLVNPNIQQVEMSNLSLKRSYSFGGPQRFKIEELLAKRDFQSLEQLLEQMLRQYKIDTQYEGYLQQAYESFSPFYEIALRDLDLWVSTRGSYISFCARGVYKALQASSVFEKNKHQLYLDASNDLQTSIKKNPSLMPAYTWLIKIATKTSDVPFTAIEILKQAEKNDPSTFNVRYEYMMSLKPAFGGSYEKMNVFSVQAAKYANLNPLLWSLQGEVDADRADNSYRDDNCAAAIKYYTAALKFGDRTSWLKNRAYCYERLGQNNEARADFERIRYYNLQDNAVVARSPLVDLSTMNYQVKENGYVDPKINTYNIHSYVVLPVEHHVEFLDARPWEGQRVIKRNTDKIELMMLRLGHECVERAKLEALLREQKLSQTGLTIEKAQYVGKLINADAAIITTIPGMGIHHSQSAYFVDIDIKAVSVSTGQILWKSLLKGFVVTELFGNDYEVVLDNIETKLYELLERKLNEKMHP; encoded by the coding sequence ATGAAGTGCCTTCGAGCTTCACTGCTGCTATTACCGTTAATCTTAATTTATATTCCGTGTAACGCTGGATTATGTTTTGCAGAGGGCAATACCATAAAGGTAGTGGAAATACAACCTGATCCATTTTTACCTCTTGTATTGAGCAGCGAAGTTCATTTTATGGTGAAAGTTGAATACAATATGGTTGATCCTCTAGGAGATATCACAGTAATTATTCAAAAAGGCGAATTCGGCGGAGTTGATCCCATTATCGCATCCATAAGGAAGGTTGTGCCTAAGGGATCGGGCTCAATTGTTTTGGAACAAACTGCGAGGGTGCCCGAAACGAGAGTTCTCAAGGTAGCCACACAAATACTGGGTTTTGGGACAACAATTATAAATCATACCAATGATACACTTGACTTCAAAGAATATTCAGTAATAAAACCCTATAATATAGTACTTGTAAATCCGAATATACAGCAAGTAGAGATGAGCAACCTGTCGCTTAAAAGATCATACAGTTTTGGCGGTCCTCAAAGGTTCAAAATAGAAGAGTTGCTGGCTAAACGCGACTTTCAATCACTTGAGCAATTGCTTGAACAAATGTTACGGCAATATAAAATTGATACGCAATATGAAGGATATCTTCAACAAGCGTACGAGTCATTTAGTCCATTTTATGAAATAGCACTGAGAGATTTGGATCTGTGGGTCTCGACAAGAGGATCCTATATTTCATTTTGTGCCAGAGGCGTTTATAAGGCACTGCAGGCATCTTCAGTATTTGAAAAGAATAAACATCAACTCTATCTTGATGCTTCAAATGATTTACAGACGTCCATTAAGAAGAATCCCTCGCTAATGCCAGCATATACATGGCTGATTAAAATAGCAACTAAGACATCTGATGTGCCGTTTACGGCAATTGAAATTCTGAAGCAGGCGGAAAAAAACGACCCAAGTACATTTAATGTTAGATACGAATATATGATGTCCTTGAAACCGGCGTTCGGTGGTTCATATGAAAAGATGAATGTATTTTCAGTGCAGGCAGCAAAATACGCCAACTTGAACCCTTTATTGTGGTCTTTGCAGGGGGAGGTAGATGCTGATCGTGCGGATAATTCCTATCGTGATGATAATTGTGCCGCTGCCATTAAATATTACACCGCAGCATTGAAATTCGGAGATCGTACATCATGGCTCAAAAATAGGGCTTATTGCTATGAAAGACTCGGCCAAAACAATGAAGCGAGGGCTGATTTTGAGAGGATTCGCTATTACAATTTGCAAGATAACGCGGTAGTTGCTAGATCTCCGCTAGTAGATCTTTCTACTATGAATTATCAAGTAAAAGAGAACGGTTATGTAGATCCGAAAATTAATACTTATAATATTCATTCATATGTCGTTTTGCCTGTTGAGCATCATGTTGAGTTTCTTGATGCTAGGCCATGGGAGGGTCAGCGTGTAATTAAAAGAAATACAGATAAAATTGAACTAATGATGCTTCGATTAGGGCATGAATGTGTAGAGCGCGCTAAATTAGAGGCACTCTTGAGAGAGCAGAAACTATCTCAAACTGGCTTAACCATAGAGAAAGCACAATATGTTGGAAAATTAATAAATGCCGACGCAGCGATAATTACGACCATCCCTGGTATGGGAATTCACCATAGCCAAAGTGCTTATTTTGTGGACATAGATATTAAAGCTGTCTCGGTCTCGACTGGTCAAATTCTTTGGAAATCGCTTCTCAAGGGCTTTGTAGTGACGGAGCTTTTTGGAAATGACTATGAAGTAGTTCTAGACAATATTGAAACAAAACTCTACGAGCTATTGGAGCGTAAACTGAATGAGAAAATGCATCCTTAA
- a CDS encoding isoprenylcysteine carboxylmethyltransferase family protein — MNTKKTLLKSALVLYFIIAFEVLIMISPFAGFFYSVFNPVLLAFAGHSSTRWLSAFYLPHMILPQDAFLQFVRVMGSVLFVLGIAVFLVCAGQIYTAKFRRKGAVLGGLYSSIRHPQYLALGIAGLGLSILWPRFLTVVLWLFMCFVYYFLAKDEERRMLNASGETYRGYMKKTGMFLPKAVEKAIAPASLAGKIAFAVLFAGVVLGSAFLLRAYTIDQLTLWTKAPNVTGVAILPEDGFKMDHRMGDILALPEVKERVQDNKSYLVYFIPQDYIMQGMIADTGGTWKLFEQHHSLSMISDWVFHPFRHLREGHHAMHNGTHREHQAMGQADNGTVRRLIFLSIEEVPVKKPSDLFAINALRVPQFFIDVEVHELKLLEVKDLPHGSGWGTVPTPVF; from the coding sequence ATGAATACGAAAAAAACGCTCCTCAAGAGCGCGCTCGTTCTCTATTTCATCATCGCCTTCGAGGTGCTGATCATGATCAGCCCCTTCGCAGGCTTCTTTTACTCGGTCTTTAATCCGGTGCTGCTCGCCTTTGCCGGTCATTCCTCGACCCGGTGGCTCAGCGCCTTTTACCTGCCCCACATGATCCTGCCCCAGGACGCGTTCCTGCAGTTCGTGCGCGTCATGGGATCCGTCCTGTTCGTCCTGGGCATCGCGGTCTTTCTCGTGTGCGCCGGCCAGATCTACACGGCCAAGTTCCGGAGAAAGGGAGCTGTTCTCGGCGGTCTCTACTCCTCCATCCGGCACCCCCAGTATCTCGCCCTGGGCATCGCCGGGCTCGGGCTTTCCATCCTCTGGCCGAGGTTCCTGACCGTGGTGCTGTGGCTCTTCATGTGCTTCGTGTACTATTTCCTGGCAAAAGACGAAGAAAGGCGGATGCTGAATGCATCCGGAGAGACATACCGGGGATACATGAAGAAGACAGGGATGTTCCTGCCGAAGGCCGTGGAAAAAGCGATCGCTCCTGCATCCCTGGCAGGGAAGATTGCATTTGCCGTCCTGTTTGCCGGCGTCGTACTGGGCAGCGCTTTCCTGCTCCGCGCCTACACGATCGATCAGTTGACGCTCTGGACAAAGGCTCCCAATGTCACCGGCGTCGCCATTTTGCCCGAGGACGGTTTCAAAATGGACCACCGCATGGGCGATATACTCGCCCTGCCGGAAGTGAAAGAACGGGTGCAGGACAACAAGAGCTACCTTGTCTACTTCATCCCGCAGGACTACATCATGCAGGGCATGATCGCCGACACGGGAGGGACGTGGAAGCTTTTTGAGCAGCACCATTCCCTCTCCATGATCTCGGACTGGGTGTTCCATCCCTTCCGTCATCTGCGCGAAGGACATCATGCCATGCACAACGGAACACACAGGGAGCATCAGGCCATGGGACAGGCCGACAACGGCACGGTCAGACGGCTGATCTTCCTGTCCATTGAGGAAGTTCCGGTGAAAAAGCCTTCAGACCTGTTCGCGATCAATGCCCTGCGGGTGCCGCAGTTCTTTATCGACGTGGAGGTGCATGAGCTGAAGCTGCTGGAGGTGAAGGACCTGCCGCACGGCAGCGGCTGGGGCACGGTGCCCACGCCGGTGTTCTGA